The Carassius auratus strain Wakin chromosome 27, ASM336829v1, whole genome shotgun sequence genome includes a region encoding these proteins:
- the LOC113045087 gene encoding zinc finger E-box-binding homeobox 1-like isoform X2, which translates to MADGPRCQRRKQTQPRRNNVRSLSSVPEATSDSDDEDKLHIVEEDSIADDPDQKSSVFQLKAARQLSDTCTQDDGSLGPDALIQEIRVKEECFTDEEDGADDEVAGEEKQTETEHIYSDGPEEHPRTPERGVHDENGTPDTFSQLHTCPHCSRGYKRHTSLKDHIKLRHEKNEDNYCCSLCSYTFTYRTQLVRHMTSHRHIREQRTISQSGGNRKFKCTECSKAFKYKHHLKEHLRIHSGEKPYECSNCRKRFSHSGSYSSHISSKKCASVTPAVNGLPRTPGVKTALTVSHPTHILLREKVDITNKPLQEQLPLKQIKQEPIEQPPKPAPTTPTIASTTTNGVPAPQGIIQTLVLPTVGLVQPISINLSDLQNALNAAMDGNVIRQVLTSTNGNGTSAKIVGQVSAQPQAIMVQPQQTQPQVISAISLPVVGQDGNAKIIINYNPQLDSQLKAVKVNTTQPTVTQTSTTQAKSTNVAQPNVVQLQSVQSNSTETQTSGTPKPTQVNIIKPVQTGNFSKPPSIIKITPAQAARLVQARAAQPKLTQQTLLLVRRADGTQSLVVRQIPVASSNMQSTETKSTPEKTTNTPTAEKETTENTDSMDRCEKQNLTAPPKIIIKTEPASPAEIKAEIQSEDENEMQTDENKGGKQTTATTEAVAHSGTAHSGVTCGDNFHNYAACLLCNSSSSKRKPSDCEDSDAKGSPTTISLTSLLDKDKSGAAERLLPLLKAYSQNQDPSEEQLSQVAKTVKLPLEAVSKWYQKMRSKKILLKTAGNLKNNQEKTTPPAAPEGTSSTQAPCTPTQPPDDTSADTQSESATSPASPPAGVSTNDLIIVKTEDVEEELQCEPLDLSLPKSSSAQASTTTKLPVSTQKEPLNLTCLKKQLLPGNTIYVTQAGTGPLNIVTASLPTLVAIAEPGGIPCISTAISGNKRTILIPQLTYTYTTNPSVTTPDKSLTDTNGKVILNNCPVADAASDCVSEDQNDEESSLMKKKRKTVGGLYACDLCDKIFQKSSSLLRHKYEHTGKRPHECGICNKAFKHKHHLIEHTRLHSGEKPYQCDKCGKRFSHSGSYSQHMNHRYSYCKRDTHELPEQVNTSTPPSQLDSDERESDGEEEEDLTALDMSDIRVVRVGEDYEDEEESGGEEEQDRGREEQETEEGGMVMEVEIGDADTLEEETVEAEDVMETEESKEEDTVLTNNEENTEMATED; encoded by the exons ATGGCGGATGGCCCCAGGTGCCAGCGCAGAAAACAGACACAGCCGCGACGCAACAACG TGAGGAGTTTGAGCAGTGTGCCGGAGGCGACCTCAGATTCAGACGATGAAGACAAACTGCACATTGTAGAGGAGGACAGTATTGCTGACGATCCTGACCAAAAGTCCTCAGTATTTCAGCTCAAAGCAGCACGGCAGCTCTCTGACACATGCACACAGGACG atggcAGCCTGGGGCCAGATGCTTTAATACAAGAAATAAGGGTCAAAG aggaGTGTTTCACTGATGAGGAAGATGGTGCTGACGATGAAGTGGCCGGTGAGGAAAAGCAGACCGAAACCGAGCATATTTACTCAGACGGCCCAGAGGAACATCCGAGAACGCCAGAGCGAGGGGTTCACGATGAGAACG GTACTCCTGACACATTCTCGCAGCTGCACACCTGTCCGCACTGTTCCCGCGGTTACAAGCGTCACACGTCGCTGAAGGACCACATTAAACTACGCCATGAAAAGAACGAAGACAACTACTGCTGCTCCCTCTGTAGCTACACCTTCACCTACCGCACGCAGCTCGTCCGTCACATGACCTCACACAGACACATCCGGGAGCAG CGGACTATTTCTCAGTCAGGCGGAAACAGGAAGTTCAAGTGTACAGAATGCTCCAAGGCCTTCAAATACAAACATCACCTGAAGGAGCACCTACGCATACACAGCG GTGAGAAGCCGTATGAGTGCTCTAACTGTCGGAAGCGTTTCTCACACTCGGGGTCCTACAGCTCTCACATTAGCAGTAAGAAGTGTGCTAGCGTGACCCCTGCGGTCAACGGCCTGCCTCGTACACCTGGAGTGAAAACGGCTCTTACCGTTTCTCACCCTACACATATCCTTCTGAGGGAGAAGGTGGACATTACCAACAAACCTCTGCAAGAGCAACTCCCCCTGAAACAGATCAAACAGGAGCCTATCGAACAGCCACCCAAACCTGCACCAACAACACCCACAATAGCCTCCACCACTACCAATGGAGTCCCGGCTCCACAAGGCATCATCCAGACGTTGGTCCTGCCCACTGTCGGGCTTGTCCAGCCAATCAGTATTAACTTAAGTGACTTACAAAATGCGCTGAACGCAGCGATGGATGGTAATGTCATCAGACAGGTGTTGACTAGCACCAATGGAAATGGAACGAGTGCTAAAATCGTAGGTCAAGTGTCAGCGCAGCCGCAAGCCATCATGGTGCAGCCGCAGCAAACGCAGCCGCAGGTGATCTCCGCCATCTCTTTGCCAGTTGTGGGACAAGACGGAAATGCCAAAATTATCATCAATTACAACCCCCAGCTGGACTCACAACTCAAAGCAGTAAAAGTGAACACAACGCAGCCCACAGTGACGCAAACCAGTACAACACAGGCAAAATCGACCAATGTTGCACAGCCAAACGTGGTGCAGCTTCAGTCGGTACAGTCCAACTCGACTGAAACACAAACATCAGGGACACCTAAACCTACACAGGTAAACATCATTAAACCAGTCCAAACCGGAAACTTCAGCAAACCGCCGTCTATCATCAAGATAACGCCTGCGCAGGCCGCCAGGTTGGTTCAAGCTCGGGCCGCACAGCCAAAGCTCACCCAGCAAACTTTACTGCTGGTGAGAAGGGCTGATGGGACACAGAGCCTCGTTGTTCGACAAATACCTGTCGCTAGTTCCAACATGCAGAGCACTGAGACTAAATCAACTCCAGAGAAGACTACAAACACTCCAACAGCAGAGAAGGAGACAACTGAAAATACAGATTCGATGGATAGATGTGAAAAACAAAACCTGACAGCACCAccaaaaatcataatcaaaaCCGAACCGGCCTCTCCGGCCGAGATCAAGGCCGAAATACAGAGTGAAGATGAGAACGAGAtgcaaacagatgaaaataaaggAGGGAAACAAACAACGGCGACAACTGAGGCAGTGGCACACTCCGGAACGGCTCACAGCGGCGTCACCTGTGGAGATAACTTCCATAACTACGCGGCGTGTCTGCTTTGCAACAGCTCCTCGAGTAAACGTAAGCCTTCAGACTGTGAAGACAGTGACGCCAAAGGGTCGCCCACAACTATATCTCTCACCTCTCTACTGGATAAGGAtaagagtggagcagcggaacgCCTCCTTCCTCTTCTGAAGGCCTACAGTCAGAACCAAGATCCTAGCGAGGAGCAGCTGTCTCAGGTGGCCAAGACAGTCAAGTTACCTCTCGAGGCGGTCAGCAAGTGGTACCAGAAGATGCGCTCCAAGAAGATATTGCTCAAGACTGCAGGCAACCTGAAAAACAATCAAGAG AAAACTACACCACCTGCTGCACCTGAAGGGACGAGCTCCACCCAAGCCCCCTGCACTCCCACACAACCCCCTGATGACACCTCAGCAGACACCCAAAGTGAAAGCGCCACTTCACCCGCCTCCCCTCCAGCCGGTGTCTCCACCAATGATCTCATCATTGTCAAGACAGAAGACGTAGAGGAGGAGCTGCAGTGTGAGCCTCTGGATCTCTCGCTCCCTAAGTCCAGCTCCGCTCAAGCCAGCACCACCACTAAGCTGCCGGTCTCCACCCAAAAGGAACCGCTCAACCTCACCTGCCTTAAGAAGCAACTGTTGCCAGGGAACACCATCTATGTGACGCAGGCTGGCACGGGTCCATTAAACATTGTGACCGCGTCACTGCCAACGCTGGTTGCTATAGCAGAGCCAGGTGGTATTCCGTGCATCAGCACAGCAATATCCGGTAACAAACGAACCATTCTCATCCCTCAGCTCACCTACACCTACACCACCAACCCCAGCGTCACAACACCCGACAAATCTTTGACAGACACGAATGGGAAGGTGATACTCAACAACTGTCCG GTGGCGGACGCGGCTTCAGACTGTGTGTCAGAGGACCAGAATGATGAAGAGTCATCTCTAATGAAGAAGAAAAGGAAGACTGTCGGTGGCCTGTACGCCTGCGATCTATGTGACAAAATCTTCCAGAAGAGCAGCTCACTGCTGCGACACAAGTATGAACACACAG GTAAGAGACCTCACGAGTGCGGCATCTGTAACAAAGCTTTCAAACACAAGCACCACCTGATCGAGCACACCCGACTACACTCCGGAGAGAAGCCCTACCAGTGTGACAAGTGCGGGAAGCGCTTCTCTCACTCGGGCTCTTATTCTCAGCACATGAACCACAGATACTCCTACTGCAAGAGAGACACTCATGAGCTGCCGGAGCAGGTCAACACCTCCACTCCTCCCTCTCAGCTCGACTCggacgagagagagagcgacggagaggaggaagaggatttGACCGCTCTGGACATGAGCGATATCAGAGTGGTGCGAGTAGGAGAGGATTACGAAGATGAGGAGGAGAGTGGCGGAGAGGAAGAGCAGGACCGAGGACGTGAGGAGCAAGAGACTGAGGAAGGAGGAATGGTGATGGAAGTGGAGATCGGAGATGCTGACACTTTGGAGGAGGAAACTGTGGAAGCGGAAGATGTTATGGAGACGGAGGAGTCAAAGGAGGAGGACACAGTTCTCACAAATAATGAAGAAAACACAGAGATGGCAACCGAGGACTGA
- the LOC113045087 gene encoding zinc finger E-box-binding homeobox 1-like isoform X4, protein MADGPRCQRRKQTQPRRNNVRSLSSVPEATSDSDDEDKLHIVEEDSIADDPDQKSSVFQLKAARQLSDTCTQDEECFTDEEDGADDEVAGEEKQTETEHIYSDGPEEHPRTPERGVHDENGTPDTFSQLHTCPHCSRGYKRHTSLKDHIKLRHEKNEDNYCCSLCSYTFTYRTQLVRHMTSHRHIREQRTISQSGGNRKFKCTECSKAFKYKHHLKEHLRIHSGEKPYECSNCRKRFSHSGSYSSHISSKKCASVTPAVNGLPRTPGVKTALTVSHPTHILLREKVDITNKPLQEQLPLKQIKQEPIEQPPKPAPTTPTIASTTTNGVPAPQGIIQTLVLPTVGLVQPISINLSDLQNALNAAMDGNVIRQVLTSTNGNGTSAKIVGQVSAQPQAIMVQPQQTQPQVISAISLPVVGQDGNAKIIINYNPQLDSQLKAVKVNTTQPTVTQTSTTQAKSTNVAQPNVVQLQSVQSNSTETQTSGTPKPTQVNIIKPVQTGNFSKPPSIIKITPAQAARLVQARAAQPKLTQQTLLLVRRADGTQSLVVRQIPVASSNMQSTETKSTPEKTTNTPTAEKETTENTDSMDRCEKQNLTAPPKIIIKTEPASPAEIKAEIQSEDENEMQTDENKGGKQTTATTEAVAHSGTAHSGVTCGDNFHNYAACLLCNSSSSKRKPSDCEDSDAKGSPTTISLTSLLDKDKSGAAERLLPLLKAYSQNQDPSEEQLSQVAKTVKLPLEAVSKWYQKMRSKKILLKTAGNLKNNQEKTTPPAAPEGTSSTQAPCTPTQPPDDTSADTQSESATSPASPPAGVSTNDLIIVKTEDVEEELQCEPLDLSLPKSSSAQASTTTKLPVSTQKEPLNLTCLKKQLLPGNTIYVTQAGTGPLNIVTASLPTLVAIAEPGGIPCISTAISGNKRTILIPQLTYTYTTNPSVTTPDKSLTDTNGKVILNNCPKVADAASDCVSEDQNDEESSLMKKKRKTVGGLYACDLCDKIFQKSSSLLRHKYEHTGKRPHECGICNKAFKHKHHLIEHTRLHSGEKPYQCDKCGKRFSHSGSYSQHMNHRYSYCKRDTHELPEQVNTSTPPSQLDSDERESDGEEEEDLTALDMSDIRVVRVGEDYEDEEESGGEEEQDRGREEQETEEGGMVMEVEIGDADTLEEETVEAEDVMETEESKEEDTVLTNNEENTEMATED, encoded by the exons ATGGCGGATGGCCCCAGGTGCCAGCGCAGAAAACAGACACAGCCGCGACGCAACAACG TGAGGAGTTTGAGCAGTGTGCCGGAGGCGACCTCAGATTCAGACGATGAAGACAAACTGCACATTGTAGAGGAGGACAGTATTGCTGACGATCCTGACCAAAAGTCCTCAGTATTTCAGCTCAAAGCAGCACGGCAGCTCTCTGACACATGCACACAGGACG aggaGTGTTTCACTGATGAGGAAGATGGTGCTGACGATGAAGTGGCCGGTGAGGAAAAGCAGACCGAAACCGAGCATATTTACTCAGACGGCCCAGAGGAACATCCGAGAACGCCAGAGCGAGGGGTTCACGATGAGAACG GTACTCCTGACACATTCTCGCAGCTGCACACCTGTCCGCACTGTTCCCGCGGTTACAAGCGTCACACGTCGCTGAAGGACCACATTAAACTACGCCATGAAAAGAACGAAGACAACTACTGCTGCTCCCTCTGTAGCTACACCTTCACCTACCGCACGCAGCTCGTCCGTCACATGACCTCACACAGACACATCCGGGAGCAG CGGACTATTTCTCAGTCAGGCGGAAACAGGAAGTTCAAGTGTACAGAATGCTCCAAGGCCTTCAAATACAAACATCACCTGAAGGAGCACCTACGCATACACAGCG GTGAGAAGCCGTATGAGTGCTCTAACTGTCGGAAGCGTTTCTCACACTCGGGGTCCTACAGCTCTCACATTAGCAGTAAGAAGTGTGCTAGCGTGACCCCTGCGGTCAACGGCCTGCCTCGTACACCTGGAGTGAAAACGGCTCTTACCGTTTCTCACCCTACACATATCCTTCTGAGGGAGAAGGTGGACATTACCAACAAACCTCTGCAAGAGCAACTCCCCCTGAAACAGATCAAACAGGAGCCTATCGAACAGCCACCCAAACCTGCACCAACAACACCCACAATAGCCTCCACCACTACCAATGGAGTCCCGGCTCCACAAGGCATCATCCAGACGTTGGTCCTGCCCACTGTCGGGCTTGTCCAGCCAATCAGTATTAACTTAAGTGACTTACAAAATGCGCTGAACGCAGCGATGGATGGTAATGTCATCAGACAGGTGTTGACTAGCACCAATGGAAATGGAACGAGTGCTAAAATCGTAGGTCAAGTGTCAGCGCAGCCGCAAGCCATCATGGTGCAGCCGCAGCAAACGCAGCCGCAGGTGATCTCCGCCATCTCTTTGCCAGTTGTGGGACAAGACGGAAATGCCAAAATTATCATCAATTACAACCCCCAGCTGGACTCACAACTCAAAGCAGTAAAAGTGAACACAACGCAGCCCACAGTGACGCAAACCAGTACAACACAGGCAAAATCGACCAATGTTGCACAGCCAAACGTGGTGCAGCTTCAGTCGGTACAGTCCAACTCGACTGAAACACAAACATCAGGGACACCTAAACCTACACAGGTAAACATCATTAAACCAGTCCAAACCGGAAACTTCAGCAAACCGCCGTCTATCATCAAGATAACGCCTGCGCAGGCCGCCAGGTTGGTTCAAGCTCGGGCCGCACAGCCAAAGCTCACCCAGCAAACTTTACTGCTGGTGAGAAGGGCTGATGGGACACAGAGCCTCGTTGTTCGACAAATACCTGTCGCTAGTTCCAACATGCAGAGCACTGAGACTAAATCAACTCCAGAGAAGACTACAAACACTCCAACAGCAGAGAAGGAGACAACTGAAAATACAGATTCGATGGATAGATGTGAAAAACAAAACCTGACAGCACCAccaaaaatcataatcaaaaCCGAACCGGCCTCTCCGGCCGAGATCAAGGCCGAAATACAGAGTGAAGATGAGAACGAGAtgcaaacagatgaaaataaaggAGGGAAACAAACAACGGCGACAACTGAGGCAGTGGCACACTCCGGAACGGCTCACAGCGGCGTCACCTGTGGAGATAACTTCCATAACTACGCGGCGTGTCTGCTTTGCAACAGCTCCTCGAGTAAACGTAAGCCTTCAGACTGTGAAGACAGTGACGCCAAAGGGTCGCCCACAACTATATCTCTCACCTCTCTACTGGATAAGGAtaagagtggagcagcggaacgCCTCCTTCCTCTTCTGAAGGCCTACAGTCAGAACCAAGATCCTAGCGAGGAGCAGCTGTCTCAGGTGGCCAAGACAGTCAAGTTACCTCTCGAGGCGGTCAGCAAGTGGTACCAGAAGATGCGCTCCAAGAAGATATTGCTCAAGACTGCAGGCAACCTGAAAAACAATCAAGAG AAAACTACACCACCTGCTGCACCTGAAGGGACGAGCTCCACCCAAGCCCCCTGCACTCCCACACAACCCCCTGATGACACCTCAGCAGACACCCAAAGTGAAAGCGCCACTTCACCCGCCTCCCCTCCAGCCGGTGTCTCCACCAATGATCTCATCATTGTCAAGACAGAAGACGTAGAGGAGGAGCTGCAGTGTGAGCCTCTGGATCTCTCGCTCCCTAAGTCCAGCTCCGCTCAAGCCAGCACCACCACTAAGCTGCCGGTCTCCACCCAAAAGGAACCGCTCAACCTCACCTGCCTTAAGAAGCAACTGTTGCCAGGGAACACCATCTATGTGACGCAGGCTGGCACGGGTCCATTAAACATTGTGACCGCGTCACTGCCAACGCTGGTTGCTATAGCAGAGCCAGGTGGTATTCCGTGCATCAGCACAGCAATATCCGGTAACAAACGAACCATTCTCATCCCTCAGCTCACCTACACCTACACCACCAACCCCAGCGTCACAACACCCGACAAATCTTTGACAGACACGAATGGGAAGGTGATACTCAACAACTGTCCG AAGGTGGCGGACGCGGCTTCAGACTGTGTGTCAGAGGACCAGAATGATGAAGAGTCATCTCTAATGAAGAAGAAAAGGAAGACTGTCGGTGGCCTGTACGCCTGCGATCTATGTGACAAAATCTTCCAGAAGAGCAGCTCACTGCTGCGACACAAGTATGAACACACAG GTAAGAGACCTCACGAGTGCGGCATCTGTAACAAAGCTTTCAAACACAAGCACCACCTGATCGAGCACACCCGACTACACTCCGGAGAGAAGCCCTACCAGTGTGACAAGTGCGGGAAGCGCTTCTCTCACTCGGGCTCTTATTCTCAGCACATGAACCACAGATACTCCTACTGCAAGAGAGACACTCATGAGCTGCCGGAGCAGGTCAACACCTCCACTCCTCCCTCTCAGCTCGACTCggacgagagagagagcgacggagaggaggaagaggatttGACCGCTCTGGACATGAGCGATATCAGAGTGGTGCGAGTAGGAGAGGATTACGAAGATGAGGAGGAGAGTGGCGGAGAGGAAGAGCAGGACCGAGGACGTGAGGAGCAAGAGACTGAGGAAGGAGGAATGGTGATGGAAGTGGAGATCGGAGATGCTGACACTTTGGAGGAGGAAACTGTGGAAGCGGAAGATGTTATGGAGACGGAGGAGTCAAAGGAGGAGGACACAGTTCTCACAAATAATGAAGAAAACACAGAGATGGCAACCGAGGACTGA
- the LOC113045087 gene encoding zinc finger E-box-binding homeobox 1-like isoform X1 — MADGPRCQRRKQTQPRRNNVRSLSSVPEATSDSDDEDKLHIVEEDSIADDPDQKSSVFQLKAARQLSDTCTQDDGSLGPDALIQEIRVKEECFTDEEDGADDEVAGEEKQTETEHIYSDGPEEHPRTPERGVHDENGTPDTFSQLHTCPHCSRGYKRHTSLKDHIKLRHEKNEDNYCCSLCSYTFTYRTQLVRHMTSHRHIREQRTISQSGGNRKFKCTECSKAFKYKHHLKEHLRIHSGEKPYECSNCRKRFSHSGSYSSHISSKKCASVTPAVNGLPRTPGVKTALTVSHPTHILLREKVDITNKPLQEQLPLKQIKQEPIEQPPKPAPTTPTIASTTTNGVPAPQGIIQTLVLPTVGLVQPISINLSDLQNALNAAMDGNVIRQVLTSTNGNGTSAKIVGQVSAQPQAIMVQPQQTQPQVISAISLPVVGQDGNAKIIINYNPQLDSQLKAVKVNTTQPTVTQTSTTQAKSTNVAQPNVVQLQSVQSNSTETQTSGTPKPTQVNIIKPVQTGNFSKPPSIIKITPAQAARLVQARAAQPKLTQQTLLLVRRADGTQSLVVRQIPVASSNMQSTETKSTPEKTTNTPTAEKETTENTDSMDRCEKQNLTAPPKIIIKTEPASPAEIKAEIQSEDENEMQTDENKGGKQTTATTEAVAHSGTAHSGVTCGDNFHNYAACLLCNSSSSKRKPSDCEDSDAKGSPTTISLTSLLDKDKSGAAERLLPLLKAYSQNQDPSEEQLSQVAKTVKLPLEAVSKWYQKMRSKKILLKTAGNLKNNQEKTTPPAAPEGTSSTQAPCTPTQPPDDTSADTQSESATSPASPPAGVSTNDLIIVKTEDVEEELQCEPLDLSLPKSSSAQASTTTKLPVSTQKEPLNLTCLKKQLLPGNTIYVTQAGTGPLNIVTASLPTLVAIAEPGGIPCISTAISGNKRTILIPQLTYTYTTNPSVTTPDKSLTDTNGKVILNNCPKVADAASDCVSEDQNDEESSLMKKKRKTVGGLYACDLCDKIFQKSSSLLRHKYEHTGKRPHECGICNKAFKHKHHLIEHTRLHSGEKPYQCDKCGKRFSHSGSYSQHMNHRYSYCKRDTHELPEQVNTSTPPSQLDSDERESDGEEEEDLTALDMSDIRVVRVGEDYEDEEESGGEEEQDRGREEQETEEGGMVMEVEIGDADTLEEETVEAEDVMETEESKEEDTVLTNNEENTEMATED; from the exons ATGGCGGATGGCCCCAGGTGCCAGCGCAGAAAACAGACACAGCCGCGACGCAACAACG TGAGGAGTTTGAGCAGTGTGCCGGAGGCGACCTCAGATTCAGACGATGAAGACAAACTGCACATTGTAGAGGAGGACAGTATTGCTGACGATCCTGACCAAAAGTCCTCAGTATTTCAGCTCAAAGCAGCACGGCAGCTCTCTGACACATGCACACAGGACG atggcAGCCTGGGGCCAGATGCTTTAATACAAGAAATAAGGGTCAAAG aggaGTGTTTCACTGATGAGGAAGATGGTGCTGACGATGAAGTGGCCGGTGAGGAAAAGCAGACCGAAACCGAGCATATTTACTCAGACGGCCCAGAGGAACATCCGAGAACGCCAGAGCGAGGGGTTCACGATGAGAACG GTACTCCTGACACATTCTCGCAGCTGCACACCTGTCCGCACTGTTCCCGCGGTTACAAGCGTCACACGTCGCTGAAGGACCACATTAAACTACGCCATGAAAAGAACGAAGACAACTACTGCTGCTCCCTCTGTAGCTACACCTTCACCTACCGCACGCAGCTCGTCCGTCACATGACCTCACACAGACACATCCGGGAGCAG CGGACTATTTCTCAGTCAGGCGGAAACAGGAAGTTCAAGTGTACAGAATGCTCCAAGGCCTTCAAATACAAACATCACCTGAAGGAGCACCTACGCATACACAGCG GTGAGAAGCCGTATGAGTGCTCTAACTGTCGGAAGCGTTTCTCACACTCGGGGTCCTACAGCTCTCACATTAGCAGTAAGAAGTGTGCTAGCGTGACCCCTGCGGTCAACGGCCTGCCTCGTACACCTGGAGTGAAAACGGCTCTTACCGTTTCTCACCCTACACATATCCTTCTGAGGGAGAAGGTGGACATTACCAACAAACCTCTGCAAGAGCAACTCCCCCTGAAACAGATCAAACAGGAGCCTATCGAACAGCCACCCAAACCTGCACCAACAACACCCACAATAGCCTCCACCACTACCAATGGAGTCCCGGCTCCACAAGGCATCATCCAGACGTTGGTCCTGCCCACTGTCGGGCTTGTCCAGCCAATCAGTATTAACTTAAGTGACTTACAAAATGCGCTGAACGCAGCGATGGATGGTAATGTCATCAGACAGGTGTTGACTAGCACCAATGGAAATGGAACGAGTGCTAAAATCGTAGGTCAAGTGTCAGCGCAGCCGCAAGCCATCATGGTGCAGCCGCAGCAAACGCAGCCGCAGGTGATCTCCGCCATCTCTTTGCCAGTTGTGGGACAAGACGGAAATGCCAAAATTATCATCAATTACAACCCCCAGCTGGACTCACAACTCAAAGCAGTAAAAGTGAACACAACGCAGCCCACAGTGACGCAAACCAGTACAACACAGGCAAAATCGACCAATGTTGCACAGCCAAACGTGGTGCAGCTTCAGTCGGTACAGTCCAACTCGACTGAAACACAAACATCAGGGACACCTAAACCTACACAGGTAAACATCATTAAACCAGTCCAAACCGGAAACTTCAGCAAACCGCCGTCTATCATCAAGATAACGCCTGCGCAGGCCGCCAGGTTGGTTCAAGCTCGGGCCGCACAGCCAAAGCTCACCCAGCAAACTTTACTGCTGGTGAGAAGGGCTGATGGGACACAGAGCCTCGTTGTTCGACAAATACCTGTCGCTAGTTCCAACATGCAGAGCACTGAGACTAAATCAACTCCAGAGAAGACTACAAACACTCCAACAGCAGAGAAGGAGACAACTGAAAATACAGATTCGATGGATAGATGTGAAAAACAAAACCTGACAGCACCAccaaaaatcataatcaaaaCCGAACCGGCCTCTCCGGCCGAGATCAAGGCCGAAATACAGAGTGAAGATGAGAACGAGAtgcaaacagatgaaaataaaggAGGGAAACAAACAACGGCGACAACTGAGGCAGTGGCACACTCCGGAACGGCTCACAGCGGCGTCACCTGTGGAGATAACTTCCATAACTACGCGGCGTGTCTGCTTTGCAACAGCTCCTCGAGTAAACGTAAGCCTTCAGACTGTGAAGACAGTGACGCCAAAGGGTCGCCCACAACTATATCTCTCACCTCTCTACTGGATAAGGAtaagagtggagcagcggaacgCCTCCTTCCTCTTCTGAAGGCCTACAGTCAGAACCAAGATCCTAGCGAGGAGCAGCTGTCTCAGGTGGCCAAGACAGTCAAGTTACCTCTCGAGGCGGTCAGCAAGTGGTACCAGAAGATGCGCTCCAAGAAGATATTGCTCAAGACTGCAGGCAACCTGAAAAACAATCAAGAG AAAACTACACCACCTGCTGCACCTGAAGGGACGAGCTCCACCCAAGCCCCCTGCACTCCCACACAACCCCCTGATGACACCTCAGCAGACACCCAAAGTGAAAGCGCCACTTCACCCGCCTCCCCTCCAGCCGGTGTCTCCACCAATGATCTCATCATTGTCAAGACAGAAGACGTAGAGGAGGAGCTGCAGTGTGAGCCTCTGGATCTCTCGCTCCCTAAGTCCAGCTCCGCTCAAGCCAGCACCACCACTAAGCTGCCGGTCTCCACCCAAAAGGAACCGCTCAACCTCACCTGCCTTAAGAAGCAACTGTTGCCAGGGAACACCATCTATGTGACGCAGGCTGGCACGGGTCCATTAAACATTGTGACCGCGTCACTGCCAACGCTGGTTGCTATAGCAGAGCCAGGTGGTATTCCGTGCATCAGCACAGCAATATCCGGTAACAAACGAACCATTCTCATCCCTCAGCTCACCTACACCTACACCACCAACCCCAGCGTCACAACACCCGACAAATCTTTGACAGACACGAATGGGAAGGTGATACTCAACAACTGTCCG AAGGTGGCGGACGCGGCTTCAGACTGTGTGTCAGAGGACCAGAATGATGAAGAGTCATCTCTAATGAAGAAGAAAAGGAAGACTGTCGGTGGCCTGTACGCCTGCGATCTATGTGACAAAATCTTCCAGAAGAGCAGCTCACTGCTGCGACACAAGTATGAACACACAG GTAAGAGACCTCACGAGTGCGGCATCTGTAACAAAGCTTTCAAACACAAGCACCACCTGATCGAGCACACCCGACTACACTCCGGAGAGAAGCCCTACCAGTGTGACAAGTGCGGGAAGCGCTTCTCTCACTCGGGCTCTTATTCTCAGCACATGAACCACAGATACTCCTACTGCAAGAGAGACACTCATGAGCTGCCGGAGCAGGTCAACACCTCCACTCCTCCCTCTCAGCTCGACTCggacgagagagagagcgacggagaggaggaagaggatttGACCGCTCTGGACATGAGCGATATCAGAGTGGTGCGAGTAGGAGAGGATTACGAAGATGAGGAGGAGAGTGGCGGAGAGGAAGAGCAGGACCGAGGACGTGAGGAGCAAGAGACTGAGGAAGGAGGAATGGTGATGGAAGTGGAGATCGGAGATGCTGACACTTTGGAGGAGGAAACTGTGGAAGCGGAAGATGTTATGGAGACGGAGGAGTCAAAGGAGGAGGACACAGTTCTCACAAATAATGAAGAAAACACAGAGATGGCAACCGAGGACTGA